The Glycine soja cultivar W05 chromosome 8, ASM419377v2, whole genome shotgun sequence genome has a window encoding:
- the LOC114422146 gene encoding berberine bridge enzyme-like 17 yields MSTIKPLWFVLSTLIFLLSATSDSSPLENFLHCLSKHSSPSITKAIYTPQNPSFLSILHMHTYNHRFSAPTAPKPLAIVTALDESHVQGTVVCAKSNGIQIRIRSGGHDCEGLSYVSDVPFVVLDMFHFGSVDVDIESGTAWAESGATLGDVYYHISEKSGVHGFPAGVCPTVGAGGHFSGGGYGNLMRKYGLSVDNIIDAKLVDVNGNILDRKSMGEDLFWAIRGGGGGSFGVILSWKIKLVYVTPKVTVFKVMRNLEDGAKGLVYKWQLIATKLHDDLFIRVMHDVVDGTQKAKNKTIKVTFIGLFLGKSDQMLSLVNESFPELGLKQSDCIEMPWINSTLYWFNYPIGTPIKALLDVPKEPLSYSFKTMSDYVKRPIRKSALKSMWKLMIKSESVRMEWNPYGGKMHEISPSETPFPHRAGNLFLIEYLTTWGQDGVDAANRYLNISRSFYEFMTPYVSHSPREAFLNYRDLDIGSNFPSNATNMNIAQSYGSKYFKGNFKRLVRVKSKVDPENFFRHEQSIPPLSH; encoded by the coding sequence ATGAGCACTATCAAACCATTATGGTTTGTCCTCTCAACACTAATCTTTCTACTTTCTGCAACTTCGGATTCATCACCCCTTGAAAACTTTCTCCATTGTCTTTCAAAGCACTCAAGCCCTTCAATAACAAAAGCCATTTACACCCCACAAAATCCTTCATTTTTATCTATCTTGCACATGCACACATACAACCACAGATTTTCTGCACCAACAGCACCGAAACCTTTGGCTATTGTGACTGCTCTTGATGAGTCACATGTGCAAGGCACTGTTGTGTGTGCCAAGAGCAATGGAATTCAGATTAGGATCCGAAGTGGTGGCCATGACTGTGAAGGCCTTTCGTATGTTTCGGACGTGCCTTTTGTTGTTCTTGACATGTTTCATTTTGGATCAGTTGATGTAGACATTGAAAGTGGAACAGCATGGGCTGAATCTGGTGCAACACTTGGTGATGTTTACTATCACATTTCAGAGAAAAGTGGTGTTCATGGTTTCCCTGCTGGGGTTTGCCCCACTGTGGGTGCTGGTGGCCACTTCTCTGGTGGTGGCTATGGAAATCTCATGAGAAAATATGGTCTTTCTGTTGATAATATCATTGATGCAAAATTGGTTGATGTCAATGGTAACATTCTTGACAGAAAGTCAATGGGGGAAGATCTGTTTTGGGCTATAAGAGGAGGAGGTGGTGGTAGTTTTGGTGTCATTCTTTCATGGAAGATCAAGTTGGTTTATGTGACTCCAAAAGTGACTGTTTTCAAAGTGATGAGAAACTTGGAAGATGGTGCAAAGGGTCTTGTTTACAAGTggcaattgattgcaacaaaattgcATGACGATCTTTTCATAAGAGTGATgcatgatgttgttgatggtaCTCAAAAGGCCAAGAACAAGACCATAAAGGTTACTTTTATTGGTTTGTTCTTGGGAAAAAGTGATCAAATGTTGAGTTTGGTAAATGAGAGTTTTCCTGAATTGGGTTTGAAGCAAAGTGACTGCATTGAAATGCCATGGATCAATTCCACCCTTTATTGGTTCAATTACCCTATTGGGACCCCTATTAAGGCTTTGCttgatgtgcccaaagagcccCTTTCATATAGCTTCAAAACCATGTCAGATTATGTGAAGAGGCCCATTAGAAAAAGTGCTCTTAAATCCATGTGGAAGCTTATGATTAAAAGTGAGAGTGTGAGGATGGAATGGAATCCTTATGGTGGGAAGATGCATGAGATTTCACCATCAGAAACTCCATTTCCTCATAGAGCAGGGAACTTGTTCTTGATTGAATACTTAACCACTTGGGGACAAGATGGGGTTGATGCTGCTAATCGTTACCTGAACATTTCAAGGTCATTCTATGAATTTATGACCCCATATGTTTCACACTCGCCAAGGGAGGCATTTCTCAACTATAGGGACCTTGATATAGGTTCCAATTTTCCAAGTAATGCAACAAACATGAACATTGCTCAAAGTTATGGGAGCAAGTATTTCAAAGGTAACTTTAAAAGATTGGTGAGAGTGAAATCTAAGGTTGATCCCGAGAACTTCTTCAGACATGAGCAGAGTATACCACCTCTTTCCCATTAG
- the LOC114423039 gene encoding uncharacterized protein LOC114423039 — MDETKILLELKSVSSLCVHSFINLLCEETISFLSVFSSDPLFHCIVAFCTLVFLYLPHLFLKIILSPVPILTAILLLSILRLGAIQRLQHERRENHVKHEEQPIVYEENKGSKYKGEKQSPCTIEPDETKSVEQVHQWVHSETEVISDMGFESSSRFVEWNVKAPLEVIYEEYGEGEEAGDDANENVGIMRYPSLSRFYPESDSDSESESEFPAIGDWDSPEDLEFRWGEEEEDDGDDDDEEEEDREGLIEIALDGCKRKRNLEFNFDEENLIEIDISPSRYRELSGDDEVFSGIRGICSSELRMKLFQHETPPP, encoded by the exons ATGGATGAAACTAAAATTCTCTTAGAGTTGAAGTCCGTTTCGTCCTTATGTGTTCATAGCTTCATCAACCTTCTATGCGAAGAAactatttcttttctctcaGTGTTCTCTTCAGATCCTCTGTTTCATTGCATCGTGGCGTTTTGCACCTTGGTTTTCCTCTATTTGCCACACCTTTTCTTGAAAATAATTCTATCTCCAGTGCCCATTCTCACTGCgattctccttctctctattCTCCGTCTCGGTGCAATTCAAAGGTTACAACATGAAAGAAGGGAGAATCATGTGAAACACGAAGAACAACCCATCGTTTACGAAGAAAACAAGGGAAGTAAATACAAGGGAGAGAAACAGAGTCCATGTACCATTGAACCTGACGAAACAAAGTCCGTAGAACAAGTGCACCAATGGGTCCATTCAGAAACAGAGGTCATTTCCGACATGGGTTTTGAATCAAGTTCTCGTTTTGTTGAATGGAACGTGAAAGCACCGTTGGAAGTGATATATGAAGAGTATGGTGAAGGTGAAGAAGCAGGGGATGATGCAAACGAGAACGTGGGTATTATGAGGTACCCTTCGTTGTCGCGTTTTTACCCGGAATCGGATTCCGATAGCGAATCGGAGAGTGAGTTTCCGGCGATCGGAGATTGGGACTCGCCGGAGGACCTTGAGTTTCGCTggggtgaagaagaagaagatgatggtgatgatgatgatgaagaagaagaagacagagAAGGGTTGATTGAGATAGCTCTCGATGGATGCAAGAGGAAGAGGAACTTGGAATTTAACTTTGATGAAGAGAATTTGATTGAGATCGATATTTCTCCGTCGAGGTACAGAGAACTTTCCGGCGACGACGAGGTGTTTTCCG GTATACGTGGCATTTGTAGTAGTGAACTGAGGATGAAACTATTCCAGCATGAAACTCCACCTCCATGA
- the LOC114421313 gene encoding external alternative NAD(P)H-ubiquinone oxidoreductase B2, mitochondrial-like has protein sequence MWSFTFFERVSRAFRDHGSNFKLVLLCTTVSGGGVLAYGEAVAASEAAATTTEKKKVVVLGTGWAGTSFLRNLDNPKYEVHVVSPRNYFAFTPLLPSVTCGTVEARSIVEPVRNIFRKKKMDMQFSEAECLKIDATNRKVYCRSNISNNLNEKEEFVVDYDYLIIAVGANVNTFNTPGVMENCHFLKEVEDAQKIRRTVIDCFERASLPSVSEEEKKRILHFAIVGGGPTGVEFAASLHDYVTEDLVNIYPGIKDLVKITLLEAGDHILSMFDKRITAFAEEKFGRDGIDVKTGSMVVKVSQKEISTKEMKNGGAITTIPYGMAVWSTGIGTRPFIRDFMSQIGQTNRRAIATDEWLRVEATNNVYALGDCATINQRKVMEDIAAIFKKADKDNSGTLTVKEFQEVLADICERYPQVELYLKSQQMHNIADLLKGSKEDVEKESIELNIEELKTILSKVDSQMKFLPATAQVASQQGTYLAKCFNRMEECEKNPEGPIRFRGEGRHRFKPFRYKHLGQFAPLGGEQTAAQLPGDWVSIGHSSQWLWYSVYASKQVSWRTRALVVSDWTRRFIFGRDSSQI, from the exons ATGTGGAGTTTCACTTTCTTTGAACGAGTTTCTAGAGCTTTCCGTGATCATGGGTCCAACTTCAAGCTTGTACTTCTCTGCACCACCGTAAG TGGTGGAGGGGTTCTGGCTTACGGAGAGGCTGTAGCCGCATCTGAAGCAGCGGCGACGAccacggagaagaagaaggtggtGGTACTGGGAACAGGGTGGGCTGGCACGAGTTTCTTGAGGAATCTGGACAACCCCAAATATGAGGTTCACGTGGTGTCCCCTCGCAATTACTTTGCATTCACTCCTTTGCTGCCTAGTGTTACCTGTGGCACCGTCGAAGCTCGCAGCATTGTCGAACCCGTCCGCAACATTTTCAGGAAG AAAAAGATGGACATGCAATTTAGTGAAGCAGAATGTCTCAAGATTGATGCAACAAACAGGAAAGTTTACTGTCGATCTAATATAAGTAATAATTTGAACGAGAAAGAAGAGTTTGTGGTGGACTATGACTACCTAATCATAGCCGTGGGAGCAAATGTCAACACATTTAATACTCCTGGAGTGATGGAGAATTGTCATTTCTTGAAG GAAGTTGAAGATGCACAGAAGATTAGAAGAACCGTTATTGACTGCTTTGAGAGAGCAAGTTTGCCTAGTgtaagtgaagaagaaaagaagagaattcTTCATTTTGCTATTGTTGGAGGTGGTCCAACTGGAGTGGAGTTTGCAGCCTCACTACATGACTATGTCACTGAGGATTTGGTCAACATATATCCTGGGATAAAAGATCTAGTTAAAATTACACTTCTGGAGGCTGGAGATCATATTTTGAGCAT GTTTGACAAAAGAATCACTGCTTTTGCTGAAGAGAAGTTCGGAAGAGATGGTATTGATGTGAAAACCGGATCCATGGTTGTGAAGGTTTCTCAGAAAGAAATTTCTactaaagaaatgaaaaatggaGGAGCAATTACTACAATTCCATATGGAATGGCTGTCTGGTCAACTGGTATTGGCACTCGTCcatttataagagattttatgTCACAAATTGGTCAG ACTAACAGACGAGCCATAGCTACTGATGAATGGTTGAGAGTTGAAGCAACAAACAACGTGTATGCACTTGGTGATTGTGCCACAATAAACCAGCGAAAAGTCATG GAAGATATCGCGGCAATATTTAAGAAGGCTGACAAAGACAATTCAGGAACTCTTACTGTCAAAGAATTTCAGGAGGTATTGGCTGATATCTGTGAGAGATACCCTCAGGTGGAGCTATATCTAAAGAGTCAACAGATGCACAACATTGCTGATTTGTTGAAAGGATCCAAGGAAGATGTTGAAAAAGAATCTATTGAACTGAATATCGAAGAACTCAAAACCATACTCTCTAAAGTGGATTCCCAGATGAAATTTCTTCCTGCTACAGCGCAG GTTGCATCTCAGCAAGGCACCTACCTGGCCAAGTGCTTTAACCGGATGGAAGAGTGTGAGAAAAATCCAGAGGGTCCTATCAGGTTCAGGGGAGAAGGGCGCCATCGCTTCAAACCCTTTAG GTACAAGCATTTAGGTCAATTCGCTCCTCTAGGAGGAGAGCAAACAGCTGCACAGCTTCCTGGGGATTGGGTTTCAATTGGACACAGCTCTCAATGGTTGTGGTATTCTGTCTATGCAAG CAAGCAAGTCAGCTGGCGCACAAGGGCATTAGTAGTATCAGACTGGACAAGACGCTTTATTTTTGGGAGGGATTCAAGTCAAATCTGA
- the LOC114424525 gene encoding berberine bridge enzyme-like 17, translating into MRTMESFSFLLASLILMLSVLQANSQNYPQETKLFISCFSDYSRYSNFSVSEIIYTPQNPKSFNSILNLHIHNKRFKTQATSKPLAIITARSENHVHATVKCAKSNGIQVRIRSGGHDYEGLSYVSDVSYVVLDMFPLHKIDLDMESGTAWVQAGATLGELYYQIANKSNVLAFPAGVCSSLGTGGHFSGGGYGNLMRKYGLSVDNIIDAILVDANGILLDRKLMGEDLFWAIRGGGGASFGVIVAWKIKLVPVPPQVTVFRVKKSIKEDATDVAYQWQLVAPNLDKDLFIRVQPDVVNGTVIVSFIGQFLGPIERLLRLVNESFPELGLKQSDCTEMPWINSTLFWYDLPIGTPIEALLPTNQEPPSIYTKGKSDYVKKPIPKEALKSIWDLMIKYNNIWMQWNPYGGRMAEISPKATPFPHRAGNLFLIQYSVFWTEDGAEANNRYLNYSRSFYEFMTPYVSSFPREAFLNYRDIDIGAKNPSTSNNLVDSLKYASKLFKENVERLLIVKTRVDPSNFFSYEQSIPTQN; encoded by the coding sequence ATGAGAACAATggagagtttttcttttttgctagcATCCCTAATACTCATGCTGTCTGTTTTGCAGgcaaattcacaaaattatcCCCAAGAAACCAAACTATTCATCTCTTGCTTTTCAGATTATTCTCGATACTCAAACTTTTCAGTCTCAGAAATCATATACACCCCACAAAACCCCAAATCATTCAACTCCATCTTGAACTTACACATTCACAACAAAAGGTTCAAAACACAAGCCACATCGAAGCCTCTAGCCATCATAACTGCCCGATCTGAGAATCACGTGCATGCCACGGTTAAATGTGCCAAATCAAACGGCATTCAAGTCAGAATCCGAAGTGGTGGCCATGACTATGAAGGCCTTTCATATGTCTCAGACGTGAGTTATGTCGTACTTGACATGTTTCCTCTTCATAAGATTGATTTGGACATGGAAAGTGGCACGGCATGGGTTCAGGCTGGTGCAACACTTGGTGAACTTTATTACCAAATAGCAAACAAAAGCAATGTGCTTGCTTTCCCAGCAGGGGTGTGTTCTTCTTTGGGAACTGGTGGCCACTTCTCAGGGGGTGGTTATGGGAATTTGATGAGAAAATATGGTCTTTCTGTGGATAACATCATTGATGCCATATTGGTCGACGCCAATGGTATTCTCCTGGATAGAAAGTTAATGGGGGAGGATCTTTTTTGGGCTATAAGAGGAGGTGGTGGGGCCAGTTTTGGTGTCATTGTTGCATGGAAGATAAAATTGGTCCCTGTGCCTCCACAAGTGACTGTGTTTAGAGTGAAAAAATCCATAAAAGAAGATGCAACAGATGTTGCATACCAATGGCAACTTGTGGCACCAAATTTGGACAAAGATCTTTTCATAAGGGTCCAGCCTGATGTGGTCAATGGAACAGTAATAGTCTCTTTCATAGGCCAGTTTTTGGGCCCAATTGAAAGGCTTCTTCGTTTGGTGAATGAGTCATTCCCTGAATTGGGTTTGAAGCAAAGTGATTGCACAGAAATGCCTTGGATCAATTCCACTCTTTTTTGGTATGATCTCCCAATTGGGACTCCTATTGAAGCCTTGCTACCAACAAATCAGGAGCCGCCTTCAATCTACACGAAGGGCAAGTCAGATTATGTGAAAAAACCCATCCCAAAGGAGGCTCTAAAGTCCATTTGGGATTTGATGATTAAATACAACAACATTTGGATGCAATGGAACCCTTATGGAGGGAGAATGGCTGAGATATCTCCAAAAGCAACCCCTTTTCCTCACAGGGCAGGGAACTTGTTCCTCATTCAGTACTCTGTGTTTTGGACTGAAGATGGTGCTGAGGCCAATAATCGTTACTTGAACTATTCAAGATCGTTTTATGAGTTCATGACCCCTTATGTTTCAAGCTTTCCAAGGGAAGCGTTTCTCAATTATAGAGATATTGATATTGGTGCTAAAAATCCAAGCACTTCAAATAACTTGGTCGACTCTCTCAAATATGCAAGCAAGTTATTTAAGGAAAATGTAGAAAGATTACTGATTGTGAAAACAAGGGTTGATCCTAGCAATTTCTTTAGTTATGAACAGAGTATACCAACTCAGAATTGA